The Leptospira sp. WS60.C2 genome includes the window ACTTTGTTGAACAATTGGTACATCTTGCCCGAAAAATATTTCCGTGCAGTTCAATGATTGGTTCACTACCCGAACGTGGATGAAGTCCATCCACATTTTGGGTGATGAGAAAAATTCCTTTCGATTTTTTTTGCCATTTTGCGATTGTTATATGGCCAAGGTTTGGTTCTGCATTTTTACAAATCCCTCTTCGCCAGTCGTACCATTCCCATACAAGTTCCGGATTGTTTTGGAAAGCCTCAGGTGTAGCCAAATCTTCTGCTCTAAAGTTTTTCCAAAGTCCTCCTTCGCCACGAAAGGTTGGAATTCCACTTTCATTCGAAATCCCTGCACCTGTCAGAAAGATGATCTTTTGTGCGTTTCGGATTGTTTCTAGAGTTCCTTTTGGTAAAAGTTCCATTTCTTCGGTTTATTCTAACAAATTCTCTGAAAAATTAAATCGGAAAAATTTTTAGGTTAGGAAATCTGGTGATTGTGAGCCGTCATTGGGAAGAAATCCAAAAAAAACTGGAGTCCATCAAGGGAAAACAATTATTCCGCGAAACAAAAACGTACCAAGGAATTGATTTTTGTTCCAATGATTATATGGGATTAGCATCTAACAAAAGTATGTTGGAATATTACCATTCCATAAAAGATTTATATCCCTTTGGATCCACAGCCTCTCGGCTTGTACGTGGTAATTATGATTCCATGGACCAGTTTGAAAGTAAATTTGCAAATTTTGTGGAAGGGGAGGCGGCACTTCTTGTTTCCAATGGATTTGTCGCAAACTTTGG containing:
- a CDS encoding NAD-dependent deacetylase, with the translated sequence MELLPKGTLETIRNAQKIIFLTGAGISNESGIPTFRGEGGLWKNFRAEDLATPEAFQNNPELVWEWYDWRRGICKNAEPNLGHITIAKWQKKSKGIFLITQNVDGLHPRSGSEPIIELHGNIFRARCTNCSTKFHLEQDGLNHDGLKYCQNCESLLRPDIVWFGEEYDQSLLTKSWELCQLSQVVFVIGTSANVSVPAQLALTAIRSGAIGIEINPETTSLSPSMKHHFQGKSGEILPKIWKEVFEEESIG